The Syngnathus typhle isolate RoL2023-S1 ecotype Sweden linkage group LG3, RoL_Styp_1.0, whole genome shotgun sequence genome window below encodes:
- the LOC133151675 gene encoding ependymin-like: MNVTCVLAILGLLLAAASAQKSKPCESPPLMSGGVTVMGFSGSVMSSGTITYDAFGQKIRVRNFGMAGNTTFAVDQLMLFQKKVYYEIDWSKLSCKKRHLSTDFIPMQVPDDANWMGQAILGSSSSWGMGVLVNNWYGDLPGNGTYMSVFTETGCIPMTFTGYTPSNGWTFVSTYNWVLGITNPMDLYPPLFCAKAQLEDSETPHNMFTALESLARSTKDMK, encoded by the exons ATGAACGTTACCTGTGTTTTGGCAATCCTCGGTCTGCTCCTTGCGGCTGCCAGTGCCCAGAAATCCAAACCATGTG AGTCTCCACCCCTGATGAGTGGAGGTGTCACTGTG ATGGGTTTCAGTGGTTCTGTCATGTCTTCAGGAACGATCACATATGATGCTTTTGGTCAGAAGATTCGGGTTAGAAACTTTGGCATGGCTGGAAATACAACCTTTGCTGTGGACCAACTGATGCTGTTCCAAAAG AAAGTCTATTATGAGATCGACTGGAGCAAACTGTCTTGCAAGAAGAGACACCTGAGCACAGATTTCATTCCCATGCAAGTGCCCGATGATGCCAACTGGATGGGTCAGGCCATTTtgggctcctcctcctcgtggGGAATGGGTGTGCTGGTCAACAACTGGTATGGAGACCTGCCCGGCAATG GCACCTATATGAGTGTCTTCACGGAGACTGGCTGCATCCCCATGACCTTCACAGGCTACACACCATCAAATGGATGGACCTTTGTCAG CACTTACAACTGGGTACTTGGGATCACCAATCCCATGGACCTCTACCCGCCTCTCTTCTGTGCAAAGGCTCAGCTGGAGGATTCTGAAACACCTCACAACATGTTTACTGCCTTGGAGTCTCTAGCCAGGAGCACCAAGGACATGAAGTAA